The following are encoded in a window of Cyprinus carpio isolate SPL01 chromosome A13, ASM1834038v1, whole genome shotgun sequence genomic DNA:
- the LOC122147291 gene encoding protein myomixer-like, translated as MPAVFLLLRSLVVSLLSSRLAASAAQLLRRSLTAAAGHLGTILRHIWERISSQESKEAILGCVLCILNMHKKVDN; from the coding sequence ATGCCAGCCGTTTTCCTCTTGCTGCGCTCTCTGGTTGTCAGTCTCCTCAGTAGCAGATTAGCAGCCTCTGCCGCGCAGCTCCTTCGCAGAAGCCTGACGGCGGCTGCTGGGCACCTCGGCACCATTCTGCGCCACATCTGGGAGCGGATCAGTTCCCAGGAGTCCAAGGAGGCCATCCTGGGCTGCGTCCTGTGCATTCTCAACATGCACAAGAAGGTGGACAACTAA